A single region of the Thermoanaerobacterium aotearoense genome encodes:
- a CDS encoding TPR domain-containing glycosyltransferase produces the protein MLSLCMIVKNEEDNLERCLKSVYDVVDEIIIVDTGSTDKTVEIAKKFGATVFYYKWNNDFSAARNFSLDKAKGDWILLMDADDELDEDGKKMINVLLKDDKIDAYLFETISYVGDEEGSDALSNLNVRIIKNKAEYRFIGSIHEQILISILNHGGNVAEVPIKVYHYGYLHKNIKEKDKRNRNMSILKKELKRDPDNPFHNFNIGAEYMALGDYERAYNYFKKSFDFSKNIKTGYTTKLIIRMIICLNQLNKLDEAFSLCNESIEKYPNVTDVVFLKGMLYHRIGHYQEAINCFKRCIEIGEPSLIDRFIVGVGGFKAYLAMGEVFMDAKNFDDAIECFLNSFRLNPTNKAILYKLSNAYFSRYDEKTAIEKIVSHFDLSPEAYTIISDIFFLNGKYQQSLKFIDMALNSLKNNITYYVKGRTLMYLHRYDEAAECFEMVDGGEYTLDSHINDIICRLLIGKSIKNQMLLLKKRFIEAYKVFFKLDLLLKKDVILPIGVEDTGTYTNVIFIVLDKLFEIQEFDLFEKSLNMLNMVNEKDVLLRLGKLYYRHGAYKLAEEELTRSMKLFDIIDEEGMIILSSLCGQKEDKIS, from the coding sequence ATGTTAAGCCTGTGCATGATCGTAAAAAATGAAGAGGACAATCTTGAAAGATGCCTTAAAAGTGTTTACGACGTAGTCGATGAAATCATAATCGTGGATACTGGCAGTACTGATAAAACGGTGGAAATAGCGAAAAAATTCGGCGCAACGGTCTTCTATTATAAATGGAATAATGATTTTAGTGCAGCCAGAAATTTTTCATTAGATAAGGCAAAAGGCGATTGGATTTTGCTGATGGATGCTGACGACGAGCTTGATGAAGATGGTAAAAAAATGATAAATGTGCTTTTGAAAGACGATAAAATTGATGCATATTTGTTTGAAACCATAAGCTATGTAGGAGATGAAGAAGGATCGGATGCTCTTTCCAACTTAAATGTAAGGATCATTAAGAATAAAGCTGAGTACAGATTTATTGGGTCCATTCATGAACAGATATTGATTTCAATATTAAATCATGGCGGAAATGTAGCAGAAGTTCCGATAAAAGTTTATCACTACGGCTATTTGCACAAAAATATCAAAGAAAAAGATAAAAGAAACAGGAACATGTCTATACTGAAAAAGGAGCTAAAAAGAGATCCAGACAATCCCTTTCACAATTTCAATATTGGAGCGGAGTACATGGCGTTGGGCGATTATGAGCGCGCGTATAATTACTTTAAGAAGTCTTTTGATTTTTCAAAAAACATTAAAACTGGCTATACGACAAAACTGATTATCAGGATGATCATTTGTTTAAATCAGTTAAATAAGCTTGACGAAGCATTTAGTTTATGCAATGAGTCTATTGAAAAATATCCGAATGTAACTGATGTGGTGTTCTTAAAAGGCATGTTATACCATAGGATTGGTCATTACCAAGAGGCCATAAATTGTTTTAAAAGATGCATAGAGATAGGTGAACCATCTCTTATTGATAGATTTATAGTAGGTGTAGGAGGATTTAAAGCTTACCTTGCCATGGGAGAAGTTTTTATGGATGCAAAAAATTTTGACGATGCCATTGAATGTTTTTTAAATTCATTTAGACTTAACCCAACCAATAAAGCAATACTGTATAAATTATCAAACGCTTATTTCAGCAGATACGATGAGAAGACTGCGATAGAGAAAATTGTTTCGCATTTTGATTTGTCACCTGAAGCGTATACGATTATAAGCGATATATTCTTTTTAAATGGCAAGTATCAGCAATCGCTAAAATTTATAGACATGGCACTAAATTCACTGAAGAATAATATAACGTATTATGTAAAGGGAAGAACATTGATGTATCTACACAGATATGATGAAGCTGCAGAATGTTTTGAAATGGTGGATGGCGGTGAATACACCCTTGATAGTCATATTAATGATATTATTTGCCGCTTGTTGATTGGAAAAAGCATTAAGAATCAAATGTTGTTGTTAAAAAAACGCTTTATAGAGGCTTATAAAGTATTTTTCAAATTGGATCTGTTGCTAAAAAAAGATGTGATATTGCCAATAGGCGTTGAAGACACTGGCACATATACAAATGTTATTTTTATTGTACTCGACAAACTGTTTGAGATTCAGGAATTTGATTTATTTGAAAAATCGTTAAATATGCTTAATATGGTAAATGAGAAAGATGTTTTATTGAGATTGGGAAAGCTTTATTATCGGCATGGAGCGTACAAACTTGCTGAAGAAGAATTGACACGTTCTATGAAGCTATTTGATATAATCGATGAAGAAGGTATGATTATATTAAGCAGTTTGTGTGGGCAAAAGGAAGACAAAATTAGTTGA
- a CDS encoding DNRLRE domain-containing protein, whose translation MPSIIIQPSTKDTSLESGYPNSNRGSDPTLWIGRYYIGLSGKSVYRALIQFDLGMMPQGSIVVEAILKLYFNYATNPSIAAYITPFLVLNEWDENTATWNNGPNIDETVFGSTKAVTKEGWYGFNITNIVNGWINGIYKNNGILLKTPEVQNFETKSFYSKDETINISLRPMLQLTYIEGYPFTLNERRFVKAKSTYTVYDDENFTDVNDCSSYDKYTYFVYNTSENAAIVKLLISPGDDLWIEDGNETILDAGKTVALVPYLFSQYSRLSYKNKDAGKGANITVWFEAQV comes from the coding sequence ATGCCTTCTATAATTATACAGCCATCCACAAAAGATACGTCATTAGAATCGGGTTACCCAAACAGTAATAGGGGAAGTGATCCTACACTTTGGATCGGCAGGTATTACATTGGTTTATCTGGAAAATCGGTGTACAGAGCTCTTATACAATTTGATTTAGGCATGATGCCACAAGGTTCTATTGTGGTTGAAGCTATTTTGAAGCTTTACTTCAATTATGCCACAAATCCATCAATTGCTGCATATATTACACCATTTTTGGTTTTGAATGAATGGGATGAAAATACAGCAACATGGAATAATGGGCCCAATATTGATGAAACAGTATTCGGCTCTACAAAGGCTGTGACTAAGGAGGGCTGGTATGGATTTAATATAACGAATATAGTTAATGGATGGATAAATGGCATTTACAAAAACAACGGGATATTGCTTAAAACTCCAGAAGTGCAAAACTTTGAAACAAAAAGTTTTTATTCTAAAGATGAAACAATAAACATATCTCTAAGGCCAATGTTGCAACTGACTTATATAGAAGGATACCCATTTACGCTAAATGAGAGAAGATTTGTGAAGGCAAAGTCTACCTATACAGTATATGATGATGAAAATTTTACAGATGTGAATGATTGTTCATCATACGATAAGTATACGTACTTTGTTTATAATACAAGTGAAAATGCAGCTATAGTAAAACTTCTCATAAGTCCTGGTGATGATCTGTGGATAGAGGATGGCAATGAAACAATTTTAGATGCCGGAAAAACAGTTGCATTAGTACCTTATTTATTTTCTCAGTATTCAAGGCTATCATATAAAAACAAAGATGCAGGAAAAGGAGCAAACATTACCGTATGGTTTGAGGCACAAGTTTAA
- a CDS encoding TetR/AcrR family transcriptional regulator yields MNKTKEKIFNAAIDIISQKGFYKATMDEIADKAGVAKGTLYYHFNSKDDILIFLIDEGLSLLKNQILEKISHMKNSVEKLREIIVVQSNFLFKYKDFVLILLSQLWGKEDIQNSFREKIYDYLKIIEDIIDEGIEEKLIERCDKKLLSSAFFGMISSLIIFQFRNNDIIDPEHIADSVIEYTFNGIHYRD; encoded by the coding sequence ATGAATAAGACAAAGGAAAAGATATTTAATGCGGCCATAGATATAATTTCTCAGAAAGGTTTCTATAAGGCTACAATGGATGAAATTGCAGATAAAGCAGGTGTAGCCAAAGGAACCCTCTATTATCACTTTAATAGCAAAGACGATATATTGATATTCTTGATAGATGAAGGATTGTCGCTTTTAAAGAATCAAATATTGGAGAAGATAAGCCACATGAAAAATTCTGTAGAAAAACTAAGGGAGATAATTGTGGTTCAGTCGAATTTTTTATTTAAGTACAAAGATTTTGTCCTGATATTGCTAAGCCAATTGTGGGGAAAAGAAGATATTCAAAATAGCTTTAGAGAAAAAATATACGATTATTTAAAGATTATTGAGGACATAATTGATGAAGGAATTGAAGAAAAGCTAATAGAAAGATGTGATAAAAAACTACTGTCTTCTGCCTTTTTTGGAATGATAAGCTCTCTTATTATCTTTCAATTTAGAAATAATGACATTATAGACCCGGAACATATAGCAGATAGTGTTATTGAATATACATTTAATGGAATCCATTATAGAGATTAA
- a CDS encoding YhgE/Pip domain-containing protein encodes MLNVIFNELKRLAQNRFIRLAVIVIIFMPLLYSFLYLYAFWDPYGKLDKLPVAVVNQDKSVLYDGKYKNFGDDIVKELKNNHDFKWSFVNYDDGLNGLKGNKYYFMIVIPKDFSKNILSVNGNTVEKAHIQYMTNDKKNFLATQLGNKAVENLTQKISDTIRKSYIDTVFSNVKNMGDGLKQASLAEKQLSDGAKMLNDGVSKLNDGINKALVGTNQFKDGLYNLSIGANNASYGASNLSNGAQILSQKLDEVDKNSNLILNGMNNLKNGLNGVKEGLDAISNSINQLKSGSTAVTNGYDQIYQSLSSFLTEFDSVSDGLNSIQTNLDSAVVALNNYVDKHPEAMSDADFKTAITVVSESNLGLKQIINGLETNKAKMNALNDSLKKLDSATNNLAIGYDKLNDGVSKLQSVAAQIINGENNLSNGISQYANGISLLDQKMGDITSGLLKLNDGLNALKQGAFSLYNGSKDLNNGLMTVSNGSKQIQLNMEKLYKNQDLLYKKLKDATDKIEVMGTGDEKKNMINEPIILDTKRLNPVANYGIGFTPYFIPLSLWVGALILFFIIDIYDKNGYKDISNASIVLGKLLSLSILGIFQSIVSGFVLIEALKLPVNNLFYYYIINAVMSVVFVFIIGFFVMLLGMAGKFFAVVLLMLQLTSSGGVFPMELEPKFFNILNPFFPMTYGTQALREAISGSNIGLIAHDLFILSCFGVLFMLLSILLSGKVGDKNKIDEKLNAAN; translated from the coding sequence ATGTTAAATGTGATCTTTAACGAGCTCAAGAGATTGGCTCAAAACAGATTTATTAGATTAGCAGTCATAGTGATTATTTTTATGCCACTATTGTACAGTTTTCTTTATTTGTATGCATTTTGGGATCCATATGGCAAGTTAGACAAACTTCCAGTTGCAGTTGTGAATCAGGATAAAAGTGTACTGTACGACGGAAAATATAAAAATTTTGGAGACGACATTGTAAAGGAATTAAAAAATAATCATGATTTTAAATGGAGTTTTGTAAACTACGATGATGGTTTAAATGGTTTAAAAGGCAATAAATATTATTTTATGATAGTGATACCTAAAGACTTTTCTAAAAATATTTTAAGTGTCAACGGCAATACTGTAGAAAAGGCTCATATTCAGTATATGACAAATGACAAAAAGAATTTTCTGGCGACTCAGCTTGGAAACAAGGCCGTAGAAAATTTGACGCAAAAAATATCTGATACGATAAGGAAAAGCTATATAGATACTGTTTTTTCAAACGTTAAAAACATGGGCGATGGTTTAAAACAAGCCTCTTTGGCGGAAAAACAATTATCGGATGGCGCTAAAATGCTAAATGACGGTGTTTCAAAATTAAATGATGGCATTAACAAAGCTTTAGTTGGTACAAATCAATTTAAAGATGGATTGTACAATTTAAGCATTGGGGCAAATAACGCATCTTATGGCGCTTCAAATTTATCAAACGGTGCTCAGATTTTGTCTCAGAAATTAGATGAAGTAGACAAAAACAGCAATTTGATTTTAAATGGAATGAATAACCTAAAAAACGGCTTAAATGGAGTGAAAGAGGGCCTCGATGCAATAAGCAATAGCATAAACCAATTGAAAAGCGGTTCAACTGCTGTGACAAACGGTTATGATCAAATCTACCAGAGTCTATCGTCATTTTTAACAGAATTCGATTCAGTAAGCGATGGATTGAACAGCATTCAAACAAATTTGGACAGCGCTGTTGTTGCATTAAACAATTATGTCGATAAACATCCTGAGGCCATGTCAGATGCGGATTTTAAGACGGCGATTACTGTTGTGTCAGAATCTAATTTAGGATTAAAACAGATAATCAATGGACTTGAAACAAACAAGGCTAAAATGAATGCATTGAATGACTCTCTTAAAAAATTAGACAGTGCTACCAATAATTTAGCAATTGGATATGACAAATTAAATGATGGAGTATCTAAGCTGCAGTCAGTTGCAGCACAAATTATAAATGGTGAAAATAATTTAAGCAATGGAATTTCTCAGTATGCAAATGGAATATCATTGTTAGATCAAAAGATGGGCGACATTACATCTGGGCTTTTAAAACTTAATGATGGACTTAATGCGTTAAAACAAGGTGCTTTTAGTTTATACAATGGCTCTAAAGACTTAAATAATGGGTTGATGACGGTATCTAATGGCAGCAAGCAGATACAATTGAACATGGAGAAACTATACAAAAATCAAGATCTTCTTTACAAAAAGCTTAAGGATGCAACTGACAAAATAGAAGTGATGGGTACCGGTGATGAGAAAAAGAACATGATAAATGAACCTATTATTCTTGATACCAAGAGATTAAATCCAGTAGCAAATTATGGCATAGGATTTACACCCTATTTTATACCTTTATCACTTTGGGTTGGTGCATTGATTTTATTCTTTATAATTGATATTTACGATAAAAACGGCTATAAGGATATTAGCAATGCTTCAATTGTTTTAGGTAAGCTTTTGAGTTTAAGCATTTTAGGCATTTTTCAATCGATAGTTTCTGGTTTTGTGTTGATAGAAGCACTTAAATTGCCTGTAAACAATTTGTTCTACTATTATATTATAAATGCTGTAATGTCTGTGGTTTTTGTGTTTATTATCGGCTTTTTTGTAATGCTTCTTGGCATGGCAGGAAAATTCTTCGCTGTTGTGCTTTTGATGCTGCAGTTGACATCATCTGGTGGCGTATTCCCTATGGAATTAGAGCCGAAATTCTTTAATATTTTAAATCCATTTTTCCCAATGACATATGGCACTCAAGCATTGAGAGAGGCCATTTCAGGCTCTAATATTGGATTGATTGCTCATGATTTATTTATCTTATCATGTTTCGGGGTTTTATTTATGCTTTTGTCAATTTTGTTGTCGGGTAAAGTAGGAGATAAGAATAAAATTGATGAAAAGTTAAATGCGGCAAATTAA